The following proteins are co-located in the Gossypium hirsutum isolate 1008001.06 chromosome A02, Gossypium_hirsutum_v2.1, whole genome shotgun sequence genome:
- the LOC107952341 gene encoding L10-interacting MYB domain-containing protein-like has translation MSTSAVEVSGEKVKAMWDKRLTEIFCDICIKEILKGNRPGTHFTKDGWLKIMTNFEKEAGKVFSQKQLKNRWDALKKEWKAWKKLKGEDTGLGWNLIKRTIDAPDDWWESRLKVVPEAQKFRTSGIDLEFEGKLDQMFKRIVAAGDKAWAPSSGTLRSDFFEDVNNEIPEENKEENVRNDVHILNDVHISNDVHISNDVQIDGNGQKRKNPEISSSQFKTGRKNPQSKLEGLQDCPVK, from the exons ATGAGTACTTCAGCGGTTGAAGTTAGTGGTGAAAAAGTGAAAGCAATGTGGGATAAGAGATTGACAGAAATATTTTGTGATATTTGTATTAAAGAGATATTGAAAGGCAATAGGCCTGGTACTCATTTCACAAAAGATGGATGGTTGAAAATAATGACCAACTTTGAGAAAGAAGCGGGCAAGGTTTTTTCAcaaaaacaacttaaaaatagGTGGGATGCTCTAAAAAAAGAATGGAAAGCTTGGAAGAAACTTAAAGGCGAAGATACTGGTCTAGGGTGGAATCTTATAAAAAGAACCATTGATGCACCGGATGATTGGTGGGAGAGTAGGCTAAAG GTTGTGCCTGAAGCTCAAAAATTTAGAACATCAGGCATTGATCTTGAATTCGAAGGGAAGTTGGACCAAATGTTCAAGAGGATAGTTGCAGCAGGTGATAAAGCATGGGCACCTTCTTCTGGTACACTCCGTAGTGATTTTTTTGAGGATGTTAACAATGAAATACCTGAagagaataaagaagaaaatgtgagaaatgatgttcacattttaaatgatgttcacatttcaaatgatgttcacatttcaaatgatgttcaaattgatggaaatggtcaaaaaagaaaaaaccctgaGATATCAAGTTCACAATTTAAAACTGGAAGAAAAAATCCTCAAAGCAAATTGGAGGGGCTGCAAGATTGTCCagtcaaatag